From the genome of Prochlorococcus marinus XMU1419, one region includes:
- the rpmI gene encoding 50S ribosomal protein L35: MSKLKTRKSAAKRFKATATGKFMRRRAFHNHLLDHKSSKLKRHLSTKAVVDERDADNVRLMVPYA; encoded by the coding sequence ATGTCTAAACTAAAAACTCGTAAATCAGCTGCCAAAAGATTTAAAGCTACTGCGACGGGTAAATTCATGAGAAGAAGAGCTTTCCATAATCATTTACTTGATCATAAAAGCTCAAAATTAAAAAGACATCTATCAACAAAAGCCGTAGTTGATGAAAGAGATGCTGATAATGTAAGATTAATGGTTCCATACGCATAA
- the rplT gene encoding 50S ribosomal protein L20 produces the protein MARVKRGNIARKRRNKILNLAKGFRGGNKNLFRTANQRVMKALCNAYRDRRRRKRDFRRLWISRINASARINGTNYSKLINGMKNSEIIINRKMLAQLALNDPKCFEKIVSSVSK, from the coding sequence ATGGCACGGGTAAAAAGAGGCAACATAGCCAGAAAAAGAAGAAACAAAATCTTAAATCTTGCAAAAGGTTTCAGAGGCGGCAACAAAAATCTTTTCAGAACCGCTAATCAAAGAGTGATGAAAGCTCTTTGTAATGCTTATAGGGATAGAAGAAGAAGAAAAAGAGATTTTAGAAGACTTTGGATCTCTAGAATTAACGCATCTGCGAGGATAAATGGAACAAACTATAGCAAGTTAATAAATGGCATGAAAAATTCAGAAATTATCATTAACAGAAAAATGCTTGCTCAATTAGCCTTAAACGATCCTAAGTGTTTTGAAAAAATTGTTTCTTCCGTTAGTAAGTAG